In the Ochotona princeps isolate mOchPri1 chromosome 14, mOchPri1.hap1, whole genome shotgun sequence genome, TTCACATGCTCTgtcaaggaagaagaggaaagtgGTCCTTTCACATTTGACAGACATCACAAACATACAACACTTCTTGTGTGTTTTCATGGGTATGGTCTGAAGCCTTTTCTGGAGGCTTCAGTGCTGTGTGCAGTTCCACAAGTGTGCACTGGAGGTGGTTACACAATCACAGCACTAACCCAGCAGATCCCAAGGAGAGGAGAATGCTAACAGGTGATGGTCTCAGCACAGTGGCTCTGTGTGACTGGCACCCAAACTGTGTGATAAGGCATTGAATCAACCCCAGGAGTCTCACCTGACCAGGATATGACAATATCAGTCATTGAGGCAAGCCTTGGAAGTATGCTACATTAAGCAAAATCCTCCAACTTAATCTAGCTAAAGAAGATAACGCAAGCTCCCAACTTACGATGGTCTGAGTTTAGATTTTTCAATTTGATGATGGTGTGGAAGTGATACAAACTCAGTAGGAACTGCACATCAAACTGATCTTCACTGGGCTGGCAATACACCATTGTCCTGCTCTGTTATCAGGCTGAACAACAGCAGAGACCCACAGTTCTCAGCCAGCCTCACAGAAGGACAAAGCAACCAATCCTCTACAGTGTGCTAGGCTGTGCTAAGCTGTGCTCTACAGTAAATACAGTGTATTAACTGCATTTTGGGCTTGAGATTTAACAGGCTGCAAGCCTGTTGTAAGTCATGCCATATGCACATTGCAGTGGGCTCAAGGTGGGCCCCACAACTCCACGGGGTGTCACTCATGCAGAAAATGACTACAACCTGACTGTGCAGTGTACCcaaggaagtggaacaggcatTTGAATACTACTGTCTCTGACTGTGGCAGAGTTTATCACTGTTCAGAAATACACATGGTGGGAAGATATACAGGTGTTAAACCAGGTTATGTTTGACCCTGTGACCCTAGGCTAACTACTTTATTTCCTGAGCCTCAGTGTGCTAATCCATTAGTTTATGCTAAAAATACTTGGTTTGAGGTGGTgggagggagaatggggaggatgagaggggaaatcccagagcctatagaactgtatcatgaaaaaaaatacatcagggcctggcgtggtatcctagcagctaaggtcctaaGCAGCTAAGGTCCTAAGCTAAGcatacaccaggattccatgcGGGCACaagttttaatcctggtggccccacttcccatccaactccctgcttgtggcctgggaaagcagttgaggatggcccaaagccttgggagcctatacccacgtgggagacctggaagaagctcctgcctcctggcttctggcttcagatcagctcagcttcgtccattgtgaccacttgggaagtgaatcacttgatggaagatcttcctgtctctctctctcctctctgtatatcagactttccaataaaaataaattttttaaaaaattactaggTTTGCATAGCTAAGACTGACAATATAATGCACTCAGCATTCACACGGAGTATCTGTTCTGCCAGCTGCATCAGTTATTATCACTAacatcctgcagccccacttgTGGTAGGCAAAAGAAAATCCAAGCACGACTTTCATAAATACAAGATTAGATTCAGTGTtacaaaatacaaatgaaacGAAGCACaagtaagtaaaaacaaacaGCCTAGAAGATACCTTTGCAGGATCAGCAGGAATCTGGGCATTAGTTGGCCTAAACTGCAtagtcttattttcatttttgtataaatcattttataatacggagatgaaaaaatgaaagtgCAAATTACCTTTCTTCCAGTCTGACAGTGACTTGCTGAAGGATCTGGACTGCCTGCTTGTGGTACTCCAGCTGGGCTTGCACAAGTGCAGAGAGCTGGCTCACCTGTTCAATCTGCAGATTGAGGGGCAATCACTCATTAGTAACCAGGTCACTGTCTGTCAAAAGCAACCTCTGCCCTACACTCTCCACGTACGTGACCCCTACACACAGCCCAGTGTCGGACTGCTGACGACTGTCTGCCGAGTCAGGCTAGGACAGACTGCTGGGCAAGTTCCAAGCTGATTCAGAATCGGGAAGCATGCTAATTCTTACAACTGTGTATACCTGTGCATTAGTACCATGAGATGAAGCACAATTACTAAGAATCCTCACCAATATCAGTTAATCCTGTTTAAAAAGTCACATGCTTTGTTTAAAACCTGTCATTAGGATTTGATTTCCCTAgattatttcttatttaaaaatgaagcacTGAGTAAAGGACTCttatacttttttaagatttttaaatttttattcaaaagtcagatttacacagaggagagacagagagaaagatcatcctttcattggttcactccccaagtggctgcaatgaccagagctgagccaatccgaggccaggagtcaggaaccaggagcctcttctgggtctcctatgtgggtgcagggtcccaaggccttcggttgtcctccactgttttcccagcctacaaaaagggaactggataggaagcggcaccacttggattagaactggcacccatatgggatcctggtacatgtaaggcaagggcttcagccattaggctaccgcaccaggccctgtatTCTTTTCAAACTCAGTTAACATAAGGCACCGTAGAAGGCGTTCTTGTACGATAGAAAAACCCGTGCTTCTGAGTACCATTTGTTATGTCAAGACATTGAATCACGTGAACCTTGAGTTCATTCCAGTTTTTATGCTCTAAGCACCCTTGGCTACTCTTTTCATGTATCTGTCTTTGTGTTGTGACTAAGCTGAAGTGTGGCCTCCACATCAACAGAGCCGACGGTACCTCATTAGTGTGGGGTTGGGGAGCTGCACTCTTAGGTCATCCTAAGATGCACAGTAATCCTCTTGATTGGTTAGCAAGGCATGCATTCTTTCGGTAAACGCCAGTCATGCTGTTTATGCAGTATGTTCACAGGTGACACAAAAGCTATGATACGCTCAACATGCCTCCCCTGCTACTATTGCCTGGAGTCAGGTCATGTGTTGGTTAATTTTAGGTGTCAATTTGACTGGATGAATGAACACTAAAATGATTGGTAATGATTACCCTCTAATGAAGTATCCACAAGGATACTTTTGGGAAAGAACATATGAAATCAACAGACCGAGTAAGAAAGATTTTTCCTTACTCAATGTGCCTATTAAGCAAGAAccaggtttaaaaaaataaaaaagcacataCTCTTGtccactctcattctctctttccccctcttgcGGCTGTTATTCTCATCTTTTCCTGCTGTTGAACATGACAGCTCCTGGTTATCCAGCCTTGAGGCTCTCAGACTTTACTAGTGTCATGCCTGACTCCAGGCTCTCAAGTGTCCACCTTCAGGTAAGTTACAGGATGAGTATTAGGCATAGCAGTTAGGATGCTCGTTGGGGTGCCTCTGGTTCTATAAGAGTgccaccttcctgttaatgcacaccctaggaAACAGCAGGTCATGATCTCCAGCAATTGAATCCTAGCCCCCAGTGTGGAGGACCCAGAttgagctcttggctcaccactgcCATGCTGAGCATTTGGGTAACAAATCATCATGTGGaaactctttgtaactctgcttctttctgtgtgtaaaagagaaagagaaagaaagaggaagggaaagagagattgcaaaagagagaaagagaaaaagaggaagagaaaatgaaagagaaaaagaaaatgaaagagaaaggaaaaggaagagtggAGGCAAGaaccaaaggaaggaagagagggaaggagggagggaaggagggggagaggaaggtAGGTAAGAagtgggagagggaagggaaggttgGACGGAGGGTTACACCTACACCATCCCAGGTTCTGAGGCCCTCAGAGATCAACTAGCCTGGCCATCGGCTCCTGTGATTCTTCCTCCAGCAGAAACCATATTGtaggagttctcggcctccataGTCTGATGAGACAATTCAACTGACAATCCTGTCTTATGTATCTACATCTATATGCATATCctcttggttttgtttctttgcagAACCATGACTAACACAAATAGTAAGTAGGCTTAGGATCTCTACACATTGTGGCAGAAACTGATCAGAAACTGATGGGGTGCGAATGGGAGATGGACAAGAGCACGACAGCTGCCTAATAGGTCTTTACACAGGTCAAAGACACTCCTCGCAGCTTTGAATTAAGTACTGTTTAGCATTACGTTAAATTACAGAGTGTAATGTTTACATGTAGCTTCCTGAAAATATGAAGGTAAAAATTAAACCATTTGCTACATGCAGTATCCATGCTGTAAGTATTTATCTCAATGAAAAGTCATTTGTCAGATGAAACGTCAATTTCTAAATAGAGAAAACCTCCATCCATGTGGTACACTCACTTCTGAATGGATGCTCATGGGTATTCTTGCGAAAATCTGGACTTTATCAGCCCTGTATTTCaatagagtatttttttaaactttggatTTATGGTTCATCAGAAACATTTTTAATCTTCCCactattattaatattataatattGAGTAGTAGACAAAAATGGGTTAACGTGATCGGTAAgaatagtctttctttttttcagtttcctttatcacttgaaattatttcaaagtatCATCTACTGAAATTTTCCTTACATACTGTAAGCAGATATTAACATTTTCAACAAGACAATGTTTACACATTAATCTTGTACCCAAATGATAAAATTAACTTCAGAGCCCCAGGAGGGTTACTTACATCCATCTCCAAGAGGTTGAACATGCTTGACTCAGCAATCTCTTTGGACTCATCGAACTTCTCCAAGGCCTGACGGAGCTCTTCATCCGGAATCTTGCCTTGCCGTTTCTTCTTATAGTCAAAGTCTAGGCGACGACCTTCCAGCTTCTTCAGATGATGCTAAAAAAGCCCATGGCAAGACAAAGCCTTGGAAATACTAAAGAAAAAGGCCACTCACAACTCATTTCCCCTCATGCACATCAGCTTGTGAGATGAGGACAAGCTATATTTTACAGTATTACATCATTAGAGAAATGAAGAAACCTGTGTCTGTGAGGCAAATGGCCTCCAATGGCAaaatgaggggagggtccttaaAAACCATTAAGAACACAAAAGCAATTACGGGAAATACCACTGCCCTTCTTTTCCTTGCAAGCCGGTCTACACCCTTTCCAGCCCATGACATCACCAGGCAGTATGTATAAGCATGTCAAAGACATCCCAGAGGGTCATACATTCCTGTCTTTGAGAAACAGCATATCATGAGAAGGGCAAGGAAAATACTTTCCTCACTGTCATCTGAGAAAGAGTGATATTCTTACATTTTGACTGCTAGAATGTGGTGAAGGGACTTTAATCTTTGAAGCTGTCTATTAGAATCACGTAAATTGCTTCTGCAAAATGTAGATTTCTGACTGTGTGAATAGGAACATGTTGAGCTAAGGCCTTAGGAAACCATACTGTAGCATCTGACTGATGGGGTTTCCAGGGAACCACGGTCTACGTTTAAGTTTCCCCCTCAACAGATGATGCAAATAAATGACAAATGTACGTCACAAGAGCATTTCGCTAATGTTCCATACAAACACTCAATCCCTCCTGGCATCATCCCCAGCCTCTTCTCAACCTCTCATGAACAGGGAGGAAAAAAGCAATAGTTAAGTATAGTTAATaaatgagaaagaaggaaggaaaaataacatCCTAGGTAGTTCCTCCCATTGCCCCATCCACGCCCCCAATCCAAATCAACTTGTGGAAGGAAACATGTTGCTTTAAATCATCTGAACTTATTGACAGTAATGTATAGGGCAGAGTACTGAGGTCTGGGCAGTACTTTGGATCCAGAGTATGGTCTGCACTAACCATATGTCTCTGAAACAACTGTAGGACTGGATAAAACTCAAACTAGAATAAGGAGATTTATGTTTATGGTCTGGTTGCATATTTTACAGTAATCAAATGAAGTTTTATACAGGTTCAACAAACATATGTACATGACTGAATGAATAAGCAAACACCGCAGGCCCGGTTACAAAGCCAGTTCAAATGCATTATTAGAAATAAGaactgctgggcccggcggcgcggactagcggctaaagtcctcgccttgaacgccctgggatgccatatgggcgccggttctaatcccggcagctccacttcccatccaactccctgcttgtggcctgggaaagcagttgaggatggcccaatgcattgggaccctgcacccgcgtgggagacccggaagaggttcctggttccctgcatcggatcggcgcgcattggccagttgcggctcacttggggagtgaatcatcggacagaagatgttcctctctgtctctcctctctgtatatctgactgtaataaaatgaataaatctttaaaaaaaaaaaagaaataagaactgCTTCACACGTTTTCAAAAGGAGATAGTTGAGTATTCTTCCTAAATCCCAACAGCCaacacagaaatttaaaaacatttgcttGTAGAGTGAAGGAGGtagaataattatttatttaggcTAATGGCTAGTACAAGAAGCATTCTAGGGAGTAAAATACTCCCAGGTAACCACTCTAATAGAATTTTATATTCTCAGGGGGAAAATACTATGATTGtggagaaaaaaagtttaaaaaaaaactattcagtgTGAAAAATGAACTTAGAGAAGTCAAATGTAACTTTCCTACATGGTACATCACAAGGAGCCAAAGCGCCCTGAATTGCTGGCTGTGGGCTCGGATGATGTTCTGCAATTACATGCCCAGCACCAATAacaaaaatggaaagcaaaagaaaacagtaacaaaaagcaAAAGATAAAACACAAGGCTTCCAGAAGCTGGAATGCCATCTGCAGGACTTCAAGGGCCTGCCTCCCAGAGGACTAGTGGCACATACCTGAATTTCCCTCAGATCTTTGTCATGAAGATTCTGAAGGGGATCAATGAagttctgcttcacttccatgtCCAAAGAGTCTTTCACCTCTGAAAGTTCCCGCATGGCCTCGCCTACCTCACCAAGTGCTGGGCCTAGGAGGGGAGAAGCAAGCTTTTGGCATGAAAGAACAAAGGTGGCAGGCATCTGCATTACTACATCTCTTCCCAGGCCAAAGCTCAAGACTACCACCTGTCACCCAGGGACGACAGACAAGAGGATGCCTTTATTCTCGACAACAGTCAATGTGCAACTGCTACTCAGCATGGAGGTGAGTGCCAAAGGAGAGGAGGTGAAGGGAGAAATCACATCTCCCCTGGGGCAGTGGAATTTAGGAATGCCTCGCAAATCAGCTATGACATGAGAGAAAGCCCACAGGACACAGTTGAATCATTCTAACTGTGATGGTTCATTCTGCCTCAGTCTTTGCCTGACACACCCACAGAATGTGCCGAGGGCACCGGGACGTGTCAACCAAAACTGTGAGGAAGACTGCGATCACAACATGGAAAAAGCAGAAAAGTCAAACTCCTAAGCTAAATAAGCCTAAGAATGATGGAAGTTTGGCCTAGAGGATAAGACTTCCACATCCCTCATTGAAGTGTCTAGCTTCAAATGttagctccagctcttgactccagctttgtgctaacACGTATCCTGGGAAACAgtactgatggctcaagtgtctggcttcctaccacagatggaggctcccagctttgacccagTCCAACCCTAACCATTTCATGCCTTTAtggaataaactagtggatgggacaGTGAAGTTGCTCACACTCACCTTCTCTCTAGCCTCCTTCCCTCTtcaatagtaataaataaataaataaacaaacaaacaaataaacaaataaacaaacacacacatacatacaatagTAACagttctgaaaataaatttttggcCCCTGTGTAAAGTTCTAAAACCTGAGAATCAAAATACAAAACCTGCTGACTAACTCCATTCACAGACTCATTCCTGCATGACAACATTCAAGGATgatcaacagaatgaaaatatgagaaaacaCTCCTTACCAAAGTTGCAATCATCTCCAAGCTCTCTCCCAAACTTGAGCATGGCCTCTGCAAGCAGAGCCTCGGCCTGAGGGTAGCCTGGCCCCTTCTCCTGGCCACGGATTTTTGACATGGTGTTGATCATGCTGAGCTTAGCTCGGGAAGCTGAGGACAGAGAATAGGCTTCTAAAGGTGGTGGAGTGACACAGTGACAAGCTCCACGTGGCCCATGGAGCAGCTCAACTACCACAGATCAGTccactccctgctactgtgcagTGGAGGGTAGGGGTATATCTACAGTGACAATAGAAAGCCCAAACTTTTGTTTTCACTTGAAATCTTTTGCAGAACTAGACAGAAAGGCCAAAGATATTTTTGATGAAAGATGAAGGGCTCTGATCCCATCACAATTTGCTCATCCCTGAGCCCTTCTTAATGTAGTGACGGTGCACACCACCTCCCCCCTGTGGTGAATTCTTGgagaacattttgaaaactcCTGGATCATCTCTGTggctaattttcattttatatctcCATTCTGTCTCTAGACAGAAGAATGCAATGGTGAATACCTGCGTCATAAGCGTTACATCTTTATCTATATTATAACATTATTGTTTTATGCAAGCTTACATACTACTTCTCAATGGAGATTCTGATCAAAAACAGACTGTCCCTTTGCCAGCTTCAGGTGCCCACACCTGGTTTACTGCAGGCACAGACCCCTGACAGTAAACTCTGCCCTAGGCCCTGAGATAAGCACAGGTGTTCCAATCTATGGATATCCCAGTGAGGCTGGCACACAGCCGTGCACGCTGGGATGCTTGATGCGCACCTGTTGATGGCATGAAGTCAGCAATGGGCAGGCTACCTTGGAAAAGACATATGCTTACATGCAGCCTCATGTGACTGGGAGTCTCCTGAAACAAAGCAGAGGACCTGAACTATGCACATTTTGcttccttcaaaaataaaaaggtacaGCAATGTgataaacattttgaaagaaaacgCTTGACCCTGTTGACAGCAGCACTGGACCACAGTCACTATGTGAACAgagaataattttgaaaattgcaATATAATCCAAGTTTAagtataaatgcaaataaaacatgaaacattttaaaaagattgattgattgatattgcaaagcagatttatagagaggaggagataaagatcttctgtctgctgattcattcctcaagtggccacaatggccagaactgagtcaatttctaggccagaagcttcttccaggtctcctatgcaggtgcagactcccaaggctttgggccatcctctacagctttcccaggccacaagcagggagctggatgggaagtggagcagctgggacatgaatcggcactcatatgagatcccaggatgtataaggcaaggatttagccactggaatCACTTCTCATACTAGCCATGTGTGCTCACATTGGTGCTtctttgctctgcttctgaaggAACCAAGATTACCCAGAGCAAGACAGCAACCAGTGCAGTATGAAGCATCTACGTATCTCAAAGATGATGAATACCTGACATGTTGTCATGTATGGAGAGGGAAATTCACGTGCATGAAAGAGGGAGGAATTCAGAAGAGGTAcacagaattttaaagaaaagaaaaaatatgagaaaaagatTAACTTCAGGAAAACAAAGAAGTTGTACAAGAAAGGAAATACAATGCTGTTCTGCACATCTCAGTTTTGAACAACACTGTCAGTGGACAAAATTTTAACACTGAAAACTACTCTAAAATATCCTACCATGACAACTTCAGAAAATATGAGTAGAGAGCCATCACTAGTCttcaaactaaataaaaaaaaatcatacagataACACCAGAAATGGGAATGGCCAGTGGAGCAGTTTTGACGGGAAGCAAGGCCATAGCAACAGTCGAAGTCTCCAAAGCATTGCCTCTGGGAACTGGCAATGAGGGAAGACCTGCTG is a window encoding:
- the SH3GL2 gene encoding endophilin-A1 isoform X1, with translation MSVAGLKKQFHKATQKVSEKVGGAEGTKLDDDFKEMERKVDVTSRAVMEIMTKTIEYLQPNPASRAKLSMINTMSKIRGQEKGPGYPQAEALLAEAMLKFGRELGDDCNFGPALGEVGEAMRELSEVKDSLDMEVKQNFIDPLQNLHDKDLREIQHHLKKLEGRRLDFDYKKKRQGKIPDEELRQALEKFDESKEIAESSMFNLLEMDIEQVSQLSALVQAQLEYHKQAVQILQQVTVRLEERIRQASSQPRREYQPKPRMSLEFPTGDSTQPNGGLSHTGTPKPAGAPMDQPCCRALYDFEPENEGELGFKEGDIITLTNQIDENWYEGMLHGQSGFFPINYVEILVALPH
- the SH3GL2 gene encoding endophilin-A1 isoform X2, which gives rise to MRNLSQEKVSEKVGGAEGTKLDDDFKEMERKVDVTSRAVMEIMTKTIEYLQPNPASRAKLSMINTMSKIRGQEKGPGYPQAEALLAEAMLKFGRELGDDCNFGPALGEVGEAMRELSEVKDSLDMEVKQNFIDPLQNLHDKDLREIQHHLKKLEGRRLDFDYKKKRQGKIPDEELRQALEKFDESKEIAESSMFNLLEMDIEQVSQLSALVQAQLEYHKQAVQILQQVTVRLEERIRQASSQPRREYQPKPRMSLEFPTGDSTQPNGGLSHTGTPKPAGAPMDQPCCRALYDFEPENEGELGFKEGDIITLTNQIDENWYEGMLHGQSGFFPINYVEILVALPH